The Herbiconiux sp. SALV-R1 nucleotide sequence CGGCTGAAGACGACCTCGTCGAGGCCGGGCATGGCGCTCATGCGGTGTCGCGGCGGTCGTCGAAGACGCCGGGCCGCACCACCGGGATGGTCCCCGTGATGGGGAGGGTGTCGGCGGTGGGCAGGTCTTCGGGCGCGATCGGCGGGTCGTCGTCGGGCATGATCGTCTCGGGGTCGTCGACGACGAGGTAGAGCGGGCGGCCCATCGAGACGTTGAGCGAGACGCCGATGTACTCCGCGATCACCCCGAGCGAGACCAGGATGGCGCCCGAGCAGAGCAGGATGACCACCATCAGCGAGGCCCAGCCCGCCGCCTCCGGGTCTCCGCCCACGGTCGGGGTGACCACGACGTAGACCACCACGAGGAGGCCGAGCGCCGCGATCACGCCGCCCAGCACGCTCACCGCGCGGAGGCCCGTGGTGCCGCTGGTGAGCACCATGCGCCAGAAGTAGGCGAACAGCGCGCCGAGCGAGTAGCCCGAGACCCGCCCGTCGGCGGTGCGGAGCACGGTCGGGGAGGTGGCCACCCGGTTGGTCACCCACGACAGCGCGATGTCGAGGTACACGCCCGTGGCCGCGAAACCGGCGAGCTTGCGGCCGACGTCGCCGCGCACCAGGCGATAGCTCTGGAACTGCGACGCGTCGGGCATCTGGAAGGCGGCGCCGAGCATCCGTTTCGACGACTTCGACGCGAGGCTGCGGAAGAAGCCGTGCGGGCGCTCGTTGGTGAACCGGGCGTAGACCACGCCGGCCCGCTCGCGGATGGCGGTGTCGAGGAAGTCGCCGATCGAAGCCGGGTCGTGCTGGCCGTCTTCGTCGAGGGTGAGGATCCACCGCCCGGTCGACTGCGCCATGCCCGCGATGGTCGCCGCGTGCTGGCCGAAGTTGCGGCTCAGCCAGATGACGCGCACGAACGGGTAGCGCTCCTCGAGCGCGCGCATGACCGCGTCGGAGTGGTCGGGGCCGTTGTCGTGCACGAGGATGACCTCGGTGATGCGGTAGCGCACGCCCTCACGCGTCGCCGTCACCCGCGTGTAGGGCTCCAGCTCGTCGACGACAGCGCCCAGGGTGAGCTCGCCCTGGTAGACCGGGACGACGACCGAGATGGTGTAGACCGTGGTGTCGGATGCGGTACTCCCCACGGGTCGAGAATGTATCACGTCGTCATCTCCACGAAGCCGAACCGCCCGTCGGGCGAGTCGAACGACACGGCGCCCTCGCCGAGCACCGCCTTCAGCTGGGCCACGAGAGCCTCCCCGCCGTCGGTGTAGGCGGCCCGGTCGACCACGAAGCCGCAGGCGCCGAGCCCACGCACCGCCATCACCATCGCGGGAACGGCGAGGTCGGCGTAGGCGCCCACGTCGTCGATGGGAGCCCGGCCCTTGATGCCGCCGGCCGACCAGCGCAGCGTCGTGGAGTGGAGGAAGGGGCGCAGCTCGTCGGCGTCGGTGACCCCGTTCACCGGGGGCGACTCGGGGAACGGGATGTAGGGCAGCTGGTAGAGGAGGCACTCGGGGGCGACCGTCGACTCGATCTGCTTCACGAAGCTCTCGTCGCTGCGGAAGCTCGCGACGGTCGCGGCGCGGGCCTCGGGCTGCACGGGCGGGATCTGGTCCCACACGGCGATGAGCACGAGAAGCGCGGCGAGCGGCACGGCGACGACGGCGCGGGCGAGGCGGGGCGGCAGGCGGCGGCCCGCGAC carries:
- a CDS encoding glycosyltransferase is translated as MGSTASDTTVYTISVVVPVYQGELTLGAVVDELEPYTRVTATREGVRYRITEVILVHDNGPDHSDAVMRALEERYPFVRVIWLSRNFGQHAATIAGMAQSTGRWILTLDEDGQHDPASIGDFLDTAIRERAGVVYARFTNERPHGFFRSLASKSSKRMLGAAFQMPDASQFQSYRLVRGDVGRKLAGFAATGVYLDIALSWVTNRVATSPTVLRTADGRVSGYSLGALFAYFWRMVLTSGTTGLRAVSVLGGVIAALGLLVVVYVVVTPTVGGDPEAAGWASLMVVILLCSGAILVSLGVIAEYIGVSLNVSMGRPLYLVVDDPETIMPDDDPPIAPEDLPTADTLPITGTIPVVRPGVFDDRRDTA